The following DNA comes from Camelina sativa cultivar DH55 chromosome 14, Cs, whole genome shotgun sequence.
CAGACAGGGAGGGATCAAGCCAGTTCTTTCCTATGAGATGTATCCCTACTCTTAACATACACCAAAACTAACATCTATTAGCCACACATAAAAAGACTAATCAAACCAAATCTAATATCATAAGAAAGAAAGCATCCATACCTAGGCTCAAACTCTCTGACCTCAGCAATCTCAATACCACAAGTGTCAGGCCATTGCACTTTCCTTCTATCTGTATGATCCACCACACCATCTCTactcacatcatcatcaccaataaCAACATCACTAAATGATCTTTTCTTCAAACTGCTCTTAAGTGCAAACCTATTAGTGACTTCACAATTATACTCCACACTAGGTGCCTGATCCTTCTTCCCCTCATGATAAACTGAAGAGTTAGAAGAAGGACTGACTCGGATAGGAGATGGATTATCCGGTCTTTCGGATTTGCGACCAAAACATATAAGAGAAGTGCAGGCAGAGGAGAGCCAGTTCTTAGACGAATCTAACCGAAACCCGGTATTAGATTCTTCAACTACCAAATGATAATGGTTCCATTGTGATGATGACACCTTGACAGGCTTTTGTTCATTCTTCTGACCTAATAGAAGAAGAGCTAAACCATTGCTATACCCAGAAgctgatgaagagaagaatccTCCTCCTTCTGCTGCAAATAACATTTCCAATAATGTCTCATTTGCACATCATTCCAACtacagttttcttttttttctttctggaaCACAAACTCCAAATCCCTAAAATCAAAGTCCAGAATCAAAANCACCACACCATCTCTactcacatcatcatcaccaataaCAACATCACTAAATGATCTTTTCTTCAAACTGCTCTTAAGTGCAAACCTATTAGTGACTTCACAATTATACTCCACACTAGGTGCCTGATCCTTCTTCCCCTCATGATAAACTGAAGAGTTAGAAGAAGGACTGACTCGGATAGGAGATGGATTATCCGGTCTTTCGGATTTGCGACCAAAACATATAAGAGAAGTGCAGGCAGAGGAGAGCCAGTTCTTAGACGAATCTAACCGAAACCCGGTATTAGATTCTTCAACTACCAAATGATAATGGTTCCATTGTGATGATGACACCTTGACAGGCTTTTGTTCATTCTTCTGACCTAATAGAAGAAGAGCTAAACCATTGCTATACCCAGAAgctgatgaagagaagaatccTCCTCCTTCTGCTGCAAATAACATTTCCAATAATGTCTCATTTGCACATCATTCCAACNNNNNNNNNNNNNNNNNNNNNNNNNNNNNNNNNNNNNNNNNNNNNNNNNNNNNNNNNNNNNNNNNNNNNNNNNNNNNNNNNNNNNNNNNNNNNNNNNNNNNNNNNNNNNNNNNNNNNNNNNNNNNNNNNNNNNNNNNNNNNNNNNNNNNNNNNNNNNNNNNNNNNNNNNNNNNNNNNNNNNNNNNNNNNNNNNNNNNNNNNNNNNNNNNNNNNNNNNNNNNNNNNNNNNNNNNNNNNNNNNNNNNNNNNNNNNNNNNNNNNNNNNNNNNNNNNNNNNNNNNNNNNNNNNNNNNNNNNNNNNNNNNNNNNNNNNNNNNNNNNNNNNNNNNNNNNNNNNNNNNNNNNNNNNNNNNNNNNNNNNNNNNNNNNNNNNNNNNNNNNNNNNNNNNNNNNNNNNNNNNNNNNNNNNNNNNNNNNNNNNNNNNNNNNNNNNNNNNNNNNNNNNNNNNNNNNNNNNNNNNNNNNNNNNNNNNNNNNNNNNNNNNNNNNNNNNNNNNNNNNNNNNNNNNNNNNNNNNNNNNNNNNNNNNNNNNNNNNNNNNNNNNNNNNNNNNNNNNNNNNNNNNNNNNNNNNNtgcaaaaaaaaaaaaaaaaaaaaaaaaaaaattctctctgATTCAATACtgcaaaacagtaaaaaagaagAGGCTTGAGTCTGAAATCAGAAACGAAATCTACGACAGGAGTTCATCATAATGGTTTCAGTTCAGTAAGTTGTTGAAGCGATGGGGacgacataaaaaaaaaaaaaactaggaatCTAAAACACTTCCTACTCTAGTGTGGTTTCACCTTcagatttagaaagaaaataaaatatttgtgagATTGGGAAATCAAATGGCCAAGATTCACCGGACGGATCTGAGAGACGTTCCGGAGTGATAACCGGCGGCAGAGCGGAGAGAGTAGCGGCGAGAGAGATTTGATTAACTAATTGGTGggctttttgtttgtgttggtttGCTTTGTGATGGAGAAAACAAAGCTCATAAGTGAAAGTGTAAAAGGGCGATGCGCAGAATTTGttattacaaattaatttgtaaatttaaagaGAAGCAATTTTTCTCAATATcgttacaataaaaatttttccaaaaacaccacttttagtttttacttttaaaaaatactaataaaatgatttttttttcaaaaatatcataaaattaaagtaaagtttttatattcaaaactaaaccctaaatcatacCCTCTAAAAACTATacattaaatctaaatttatcAATCCAaacctagaaaaataaattctcCATacttcaaatttgatttttgtgtttatggtatttttgggaaaaaaacttttgtgacatttaaaaaaaacttaaaatatgatattttggaAAGACAtttaaaatgtggtattttgaAGAATTCCTCGTTTAAAATTTCAGAccctttttatattataaaaattacatatttggattcactttttatttatattaaattataaaaattatgatattgaaATTCACTAACTATGTTTTTTCTTCACTgcttagtttttcttttttaagatgTTTGCTTGGATGATATTGTCCGGTATTATTAGCGGATGTCCAAAGGACTGCGATCCCACCTACTGTTcgtatgtagtttttttttctaataaaacatAGGGGACTTTGTCTCCTATTTCacactaaaaaaaatgatatattcgGATTCACTTTTATATCTAGTTatgataaatgaatatatatgtggCAGAGGCTTGGTCGACTAGTAGACGACGGAGACCTCATCTTCCACATCTCCTCTCGATAGTAGATATGCTACGCTCGCAGTACCAACAGAGAACAGAGCAGTCTGATCTCGTTTTGTGGAAAAGGAAGAATGACAGCTTCAAAGCGGAGTTCTCTACGGCGGACACTTAGAATCATATTCGTTCCACCTCTGCTGAGGTTTCATGGCACCGCGCTGTGTGGTTCACTCATGCAACTCCAAAGTGTACTTTTTGCACCTGGTTAGCGGCTCATGATAAACTGGCCACAGGGGATCGAATGTTGCGGTGGAACGTTGGGGCTACAAGTACCTCTGTGTTTTGTCAGCAAAGTGTGGAAATTATATTACATATGTTCTTTGCTTGTGCCTTCTCTTTTGAAGTGTGGGCTGCGACGGCAAAAGGGGTGTTTCGAACCCAGTACTCTACCGACTGGAATCAGCTTCTAACGCTTTTAGCCGACACACGCCATGATCACTTGAGAAGCTTTTTTACTCATTATACCTTTCAACTTACTGTGTACACCATCTGGCGAGAACGCAACGAATGAAGATATGGTCAACATGCCAACATGCCAGGACAGTTGATCAAATGGATTGATCGCCAGGTGAGGGATCAGATTCTATCTATTCAGCGAACGGGGATAGGAGGTTCGACAACAGCCTTCAGGCTTAGTTCCAAACTAGTCCctaattttggtttctttctagTTACGTAATCTTCTCTAGCTCAAACATTCAAACAATAGCTGCACTCGTTATAACAAaactattttcttctttaaatataatttaatattaaattaaaaaaaagaatatatatgtgTGGATCTGCGCCTAAGCCATATTTTCGTGTGACTCTACATTAGGAACCATAGTTAGAGTCTCCTTGATCGTGTGAGAGTTTCTTTCCCTTTACCAAAATCGTCGACAAATTAGCTCTAAAACCGATTTTTAGAAACTTGAAGCCTATTATAATACATCTTAAActctaattaaacaaaaaaaatataacacaaatatatcaaaaaattatatgatcaaCCTGATAAATACgaaaaaagtttataatcttCTTCAATTTAGCTTGGTTGTCTCGTATAGATCATTTGATTGTTTATAGAATACCACATACATTACTGGTTCTTCTCATCAAACGAATGACCatttcaagaaattggttagcCGATTGCCTTTGTGAATAGCATGAAGATTGatcgctcttcttctttcttatcaaTCTTCATGCTATCTTTATAATagagtttttctttctttcagtgtattatattttcataaaagcttagttgtttttgtgtttatttgatGAGTTCGTTCTCCTTTGTTTTACGTATGAGTTGTTCTGCTTTGTGTGTTTATACTGTCTT
Coding sequences within:
- the LOC104741969 gene encoding uncharacterized protein LOC104741969; amino-acid sequence: MLFAAEGGGFFSSSASGYSNGLALLLLGQKNEQKPVKVSSSQWNHYHLVVEESNTGFRLDSSKNWLSSACTSLICFGRKSERPDNPSPIRVSPSSNSSVYHEGKKDQAPSVEYNCEVTNRFALKSSLKKRSFSDVVIGDDDVSRDGVVDHTDRRKVQWPDTCGIEIAEVREFEPSEVGESDDEFHHGSGKSCMCTIM
- the LOC104743766 gene encoding uncharacterized protein LOC104743766, which encodes MLFAAEGGGFFSSSASGYSNGLALLLLGQKNEQKPVKVSSSQWNHYHLVVEESNTGFRLDSSKNWLSSACTSLICFGRKSERPDNPSPIRVSPSSNSSVYHEGKKDQAPSVEYNCEVTNRFALKSSLKKRSFSDVVIGDDDVSRDERKKRKL